One Micromonospora eburnea genomic region harbors:
- a CDS encoding GNAT family N-acetyltransferase: protein MVHELADYERAPEQCHLTEEQLAAALFPTTPDGAPSGPGPALFGHVAVDATGQPVGFALWFLNFSTWEGVHGIYLEDLYVRPAARGTGVGRRLLATLAAICVERGYRRLEWWMINWNPAARFYAAIGATPMDEWVPYRLTGAALHELAGKATVVT from the coding sequence ATGGTGCACGAACTCGCCGACTACGAGCGGGCCCCCGAGCAGTGCCACCTCACCGAGGAGCAGCTCGCCGCCGCGCTCTTCCCGACCACGCCGGACGGCGCGCCGAGCGGTCCGGGCCCCGCGCTCTTCGGCCACGTCGCGGTGGACGCGACGGGGCAACCGGTGGGCTTCGCCCTCTGGTTCCTCAACTTCTCCACCTGGGAGGGCGTGCACGGCATCTATCTGGAGGACCTGTACGTGCGTCCGGCCGCCCGGGGCACCGGCGTCGGCCGCCGGCTGCTCGCCACTCTGGCCGCGATCTGCGTCGAGCGCGGCTACCGGCGGCTGGAGTGGTGGATGATCAACTGGAACCCGGCGGCCCGCTTCTACGCGGCCATCGGGGCGACCCCGATGGACGAGTGGGTCCCGTACCGGCTCACCGGCGCGGCGTTACACGAACTCGCCGGGAAGGCGACGGTCGTCACATAA
- a CDS encoding glycosyltransferase family 39 protein: MTAASEPGPAGATGARRGWLVWAPPALLTLAVTLTGIGHAQPWRDELATWSAAARPVSDLVRLAGTIDAATGPYYLLLHGWIALAGASPTALRLPSALAVAGAAALTARLGERLAGPRAGLLAGLLLAVLPSTSRYGQEARPYALTALLAVAATLLLVGALSRPTWRRWTGYGLVVAALGLSHLIALSLLAAHALVVLLAAIRGPAAAGLTGTANPAGTEAGGDGPSRDRPVRAGRAAAADADRPANASRVDAREPRGPSGRTGPGAAAGRGGAGRSRRWARPRLFRRWLVALLPAVLLVTPLVLLAGSQRSRQLDWVDLARPTDLTGLPGGVAQSGVVGGLLVGLAALGAGRLGRRALLPGAAVLLPVLLLFAAGTAVPLWVARYLFFTVPFACLLAGAALAGVRLVPALAVVALAGALGLPDQAALRRTHEWPRTAPVDYRGAAQVIAAHERPGDAIVYSPRDSWLFLDLGMAYHLGSRQPRDALVVRDQRQRADLWASECARPAQCLAGVDRVWLVVSGRHTTDPLATVPGPKGTTLRDNFTVQQLWPRPGLTIALLTR; encoded by the coding sequence GTGACCGCAGCCTCCGAGCCTGGACCGGCCGGGGCGACGGGCGCCCGCCGGGGCTGGCTGGTCTGGGCCCCGCCGGCCCTGCTCACGCTGGCGGTCACCCTCACCGGGATCGGCCACGCCCAGCCGTGGCGCGACGAACTGGCGACCTGGAGCGCCGCCGCGCGCCCGGTCAGCGACCTGGTCCGGCTGGCCGGCACCATCGACGCCGCGACCGGGCCGTACTACCTGTTGCTGCACGGCTGGATCGCGCTGGCCGGGGCCTCGCCGACCGCGCTACGGCTGCCGTCCGCGCTCGCCGTGGCCGGGGCCGCCGCGCTCACCGCCCGGCTCGGCGAACGGCTGGCCGGCCCCCGGGCCGGACTGCTGGCCGGGCTGCTCCTCGCCGTCCTCCCGAGCACCTCGCGGTACGGTCAGGAGGCCCGCCCGTACGCCCTCACCGCGCTGCTCGCCGTGGCCGCCACCCTGTTGCTGGTCGGGGCGCTGAGCCGGCCGACGTGGCGGCGCTGGACCGGGTACGGCCTCGTCGTGGCCGCCCTCGGGCTGAGCCACCTGATCGCCCTGTCGCTGCTCGCCGCGCACGCGCTCGTGGTGCTGCTCGCCGCGATACGCGGCCCGGCGGCAGCCGGCCTCACCGGAACGGCGAACCCCGCCGGAACGGAGGCCGGCGGCGACGGGCCGAGCCGGGATCGGCCGGTGAGGGCCGGCCGAGCAGCAGCCGCCGACGCCGACCGCCCGGCGAATGCGTCCCGCGTGGACGCCCGGGAACCCCGCGGCCCGAGCGGCCGGACCGGCCCCGGTGCGGCGGCCGGTCGGGGCGGAGCGGGGAGGAGCCGACGGTGGGCCCGTCCGCGCCTGTTCCGGCGGTGGCTGGTCGCGTTGCTGCCGGCCGTGCTGCTGGTCACCCCGCTGGTGCTGCTCGCCGGGTCGCAGCGGTCCCGGCAGCTCGACTGGGTGGACCTGGCCCGCCCCACCGACCTGACCGGGCTGCCCGGCGGGGTGGCGCAGAGCGGAGTGGTGGGCGGGCTGCTGGTCGGCCTCGCCGCGCTCGGCGCGGGGCGGCTCGGCCGCCGGGCCCTGCTGCCCGGGGCCGCCGTCCTGCTGCCGGTGCTGCTGCTCTTCGCCGCCGGCACGGCCGTGCCACTGTGGGTGGCCCGGTACCTGTTCTTCACCGTCCCGTTCGCGTGCCTGTTGGCCGGGGCGGCGCTGGCCGGCGTACGCCTCGTGCCGGCGCTCGCCGTGGTGGCGCTGGCCGGGGCGCTCGGCCTGCCCGACCAGGCGGCGCTGCGGCGTACGCACGAGTGGCCGCGTACCGCCCCCGTCGACTACCGGGGCGCGGCACAGGTGATCGCCGCGCACGAGCGGCCGGGCGACGCGATCGTCTACTCGCCCCGGGACAGTTGGCTCTTCCTCGACCTGGGGATGGCGTACCACCTCGGGTCGCGGCAGCCCCGTGACGCGCTGGTGGTCCGCGACCAGCGGCAGCGCGCGGACCTCTGGGCCAGCGAGTGCGCCCGGCCGGCGCAGTGCCTGGCCGGCGTGGACCGGGTCTGGCTGGTCGTCTCCGGCCGCCACACCACCGACCCGCTCGCCACCGTGCCCGGCCCCAAGGGCACCACCCTCCGCGACAACTTCACCGTCCAACAGCTCTGGCCCCGCCCCGGCCTCACCATCGCCCTCCTCACCCGCTGA
- a CDS encoding WhiB family transcriptional regulator produces the protein MDWRHDAVCRDEDPELFFPIGTSGPALLQVEQAKAVCRRCPVTDQCLQWALESGQDAGVWGGMSEEERRAVKRRGGLRVLRAHSA, from the coding sequence ATGGACTGGCGCCACGATGCCGTCTGCCGCGACGAGGACCCGGAGCTGTTCTTCCCGATCGGGACGTCCGGCCCGGCCCTCCTGCAGGTGGAGCAGGCGAAGGCCGTCTGCCGGCGCTGCCCGGTGACCGACCAGTGCCTGCAGTGGGCGCTGGAGTCCGGTCAGGACGCCGGCGTCTGGGGTGGGATGAGCGAGGAGGAGCGCCGCGCGGTGAAGCGCCGCGGCGGTCTCCGGGTGCTGCGCGCTCACTCCGCCTGA
- a CDS encoding sirohydrochlorin chelatase, producing MRPAHLTVDPPVVLVAHGSRDPRAAEATRALARAVAAARPGATVVPSWLDHTEPGPATVLRDLAAAGHPRAVLVPLLLTAAYHRKVDIPAAVAAAGEGRPPIDVRVTDVLGPADGRVDGALLGGLCRRLAEVAPGGYDALVLAAAGTRDSRARGSVGRVAAALGTELGVHCRVSYASAAAPAAGVAVAKLRAGGARRVAVAAYFLAPGLFHDAVRAAAGTAGAIAVADPLTDLPELADLVLRRVDARLR from the coding sequence GTGCGGCCTGCACACCTGACCGTCGATCCGCCGGTGGTGCTGGTCGCGCACGGCAGTCGTGACCCGCGGGCGGCCGAGGCGACCCGGGCGCTGGCCCGGGCCGTGGCGGCTGCCCGCCCCGGCGCCACGGTGGTGCCGAGCTGGCTGGACCACACCGAGCCCGGCCCGGCCACCGTGCTGCGGGACCTCGCCGCCGCCGGTCACCCCCGGGCGGTGCTGGTGCCGCTGCTGCTGACCGCCGCGTACCACCGGAAGGTGGACATCCCGGCGGCCGTCGCCGCGGCGGGGGAGGGCAGGCCACCGATCGACGTACGGGTCACCGACGTGCTCGGGCCGGCCGACGGGCGGGTGGACGGCGCGCTGCTGGGCGGGTTGTGCCGCCGGCTGGCCGAGGTGGCGCCCGGCGGGTACGACGCTCTGGTGCTGGCTGCGGCGGGCACCCGGGACTCGCGGGCGCGCGGCTCGGTGGGTCGGGTCGCGGCGGCCCTCGGGACCGAGCTGGGCGTCCACTGCCGGGTGTCGTACGCTTCGGCGGCCGCTCCGGCGGCCGGTGTCGCGGTGGCGAAGCTGCGGGCCGGTGGGGCACGTCGGGTGGCGGTGGCCGCCTACTTCCTGGCCCCGGGGCTGTTCCATGACGCCGTGCGGGCCGCGGCGGGTACGGCCGGTGCGATCGCCGTCGCCGACCCGCTCACCGACCTCCCGGAACTCGCCGATCTGGTCCTGCGCCGGGTCGACGCCCGGCTCCGGTGA
- a CDS encoding nitrite/sulfite reductase, translating into MAVSSTPTRSENPPAARAPRRPRGEGQWALGHREPLNANERTKKDDDPLNVRARIENIYAHRGFASIDPQDLRGRFRWWGLYTQRRAGIDGGRTAVLEPHELEDEFFMLRVRVDGGELNLAQLRVVADISREFARDTADITDRQNIQFHWIRVEDVPEIWRRLEEVGLQTTEACGDCPRVVLGSPVAGVARDELLDPTPALDEIVRRYVGDKQFSNLPRKFKTSISWLVDTPYEANDIAFLGVEHPEHGPGFDLWVGGGLSTNPMLAKRLGVWVPLAEVPDVWAGVVGIFRDYGYRRLRNRARLKFLVADWGVEKFREVLEKEYLGRTLLDGPAPELPAKPVDHIGVYAQRDGRNYVGAAPVVGRVSGPQLARLADVVEAHGSGRVRLTPYQKLLVLDVAPERTDSLVAELRRIGLEARPSAWRRGTMACTGIEFCKLAIVETKARGEELVARLEERLRDFDADISIHLNGCPNACARTQVADIGLKGQLVVGPDGRQVEGFQVHLGGGLGMAQGQTAGFGRKLRGLKTTADELPEYVERLARRYLAGRTEGETFANWVIRVDEEDLR; encoded by the coding sequence ATGGCGGTCAGCAGCACCCCTACCCGGTCCGAGAACCCGCCCGCCGCCCGGGCCCCCCGCCGTCCCCGGGGCGAGGGGCAGTGGGCGCTCGGGCACCGCGAGCCGCTCAACGCCAACGAGCGGACCAAGAAGGACGACGATCCGCTGAACGTTCGCGCCCGGATCGAGAACATCTACGCCCACCGGGGCTTCGCCTCCATCGACCCGCAGGACCTGCGTGGCCGGTTCCGTTGGTGGGGGCTCTACACGCAGCGCCGGGCGGGCATCGACGGCGGGCGGACGGCCGTGCTGGAGCCGCACGAGCTGGAGGACGAGTTCTTCATGCTCCGGGTCCGGGTGGACGGCGGCGAGCTCAACCTGGCTCAACTCCGGGTCGTCGCGGACATCTCCCGGGAGTTCGCCCGGGACACCGCCGACATCACCGACCGGCAGAACATCCAGTTCCACTGGATCCGGGTCGAGGACGTGCCGGAGATCTGGCGCCGGCTGGAGGAGGTCGGCCTGCAGACCACCGAGGCGTGCGGCGACTGCCCCCGGGTCGTGCTGGGCAGCCCGGTCGCCGGGGTGGCCCGGGACGAGCTGCTCGACCCGACGCCGGCGCTCGACGAGATCGTCCGCCGGTACGTCGGTGACAAGCAGTTCTCCAACCTGCCCCGCAAGTTCAAGACCTCGATCTCCTGGCTGGTGGACACCCCGTACGAGGCGAACGACATCGCCTTCCTCGGGGTGGAGCACCCGGAGCACGGCCCCGGCTTCGACCTCTGGGTCGGCGGCGGCCTCTCCACCAATCCGATGCTGGCCAAGCGCCTCGGCGTCTGGGTGCCGCTGGCCGAGGTGCCGGACGTCTGGGCGGGCGTGGTCGGCATCTTCCGCGACTACGGCTACCGCCGGCTCCGCAACCGGGCCCGACTGAAGTTCCTGGTCGCCGACTGGGGTGTGGAGAAGTTCCGCGAGGTGCTGGAGAAGGAATACCTGGGCCGTACGCTGCTCGACGGCCCGGCCCCGGAGCTGCCGGCGAAGCCGGTCGACCACATCGGCGTGTACGCCCAGCGCGACGGCCGCAACTACGTCGGCGCCGCCCCGGTGGTGGGTCGGGTCTCCGGGCCGCAGCTCGCCCGGCTCGCCGACGTGGTCGAGGCGCACGGCAGCGGCCGGGTGCGGCTCACCCCGTACCAGAAGCTGCTGGTGCTGGACGTGGCGCCGGAGCGGACCGACTCGCTGGTGGCGGAGCTGCGCCGGATCGGCCTGGAGGCCCGGCCGTCGGCCTGGCGGCGCGGCACCATGGCCTGCACCGGCATCGAGTTCTGCAAGCTGGCCATCGTCGAGACCAAGGCCCGCGGCGAGGAGTTGGTGGCCCGGCTGGAGGAGCGGCTGCGTGACTTCGACGCCGACATCTCCATCCACCTCAACGGCTGCCCGAACGCCTGCGCCCGCACCCAGGTCGCCGACATCGGCCTCAAGGGCCAGCTGGTGGTCGGCCCGGACGGCCGGCAGGTGGAGGGCTTCCAGGTGCACCTGGGCGGCGGCCTCGGCATGGCGCAGGGGCAGACCGCCGGCTTCGGCCGCAAGCTGCGCGGCCTGAAGACCACCGCCGATGAGCTTCCCGAGTACGTGGAACGACTGGCCCGCCGCTACCTGGCCGGCCGGACCGAGGGCGAGACCTTCGCCAACTGGGTGATCCGGGTCGACGAGGAGGACCTGCGATGA
- a CDS encoding SIS domain-containing protein, protein MAADIAEQPAGYDRLLSAEHAGAIARVAAVIAERRPRHVVFTARGTSDHAALYAAYLTEIRLGLPAGLASPSAITVFGARPDLSDALVVGVSQSGGSPDLAEVLRVARASGALTLAVTNNPDSPLVRTAELSVDIAAGHERAVAATKTYTAELLALLMLVEGVRAGDGVLPAEERAALARLPELAERTLSDTTPAQLAPRYRFAARLVTTGRAYAYPTAREAALKLMETSYLPALAFSGADLLHGPLAMTDPDVPVLAVVGSGPGGQSMREVLPRLGERRADVVVVGSADVEATARMPVPEVDERYAPLLDILPLQRLALALALARGEDPDSPRGLKKVTATM, encoded by the coding sequence ATGGCGGCCGACATCGCCGAGCAGCCGGCCGGTTACGACCGCCTGCTCTCCGCCGAGCACGCCGGGGCGATCGCCCGGGTCGCGGCGGTGATCGCCGAGCGTCGGCCCCGCCACGTGGTGTTCACCGCCCGGGGCACCTCCGACCACGCGGCGCTCTACGCGGCGTACCTGACCGAGATTCGGCTCGGCCTGCCCGCCGGCCTCGCCTCGCCGAGCGCGATCACCGTCTTCGGCGCCCGGCCCGACCTCTCAGATGCCCTCGTGGTCGGGGTCAGCCAGAGCGGCGGCTCGCCCGACCTGGCCGAGGTGCTGCGGGTGGCCCGTGCCTCCGGCGCGCTCACCCTCGCCGTCACCAACAACCCCGACTCACCGCTGGTACGCACCGCCGAGCTGAGCGTCGACATCGCCGCCGGGCACGAGCGGGCCGTCGCCGCCACCAAGACGTACACCGCCGAACTGCTCGCGTTGCTGATGCTCGTCGAGGGGGTACGCGCCGGCGACGGCGTGCTGCCCGCCGAGGAGCGGGCCGCCCTCGCCCGCCTGCCGGAGCTGGCCGAACGCACCCTGTCCGACACCACCCCGGCGCAGCTCGCCCCGCGCTACCGGTTCGCCGCCCGGCTCGTCACCACCGGCCGGGCATACGCGTACCCGACGGCCCGGGAGGCGGCGCTGAAGCTGATGGAGACCTCGTACCTGCCGGCGCTCGCGTTCTCCGGTGCCGACCTGCTGCACGGCCCGCTCGCCATGACCGACCCGGACGTGCCGGTGCTCGCCGTGGTCGGGTCCGGCCCCGGCGGGCAGTCGATGCGCGAGGTGCTGCCCCGGCTCGGCGAGCGCCGCGCCGACGTGGTGGTGGTCGGCTCCGCCGACGTCGAGGCGACCGCCCGGATGCCCGTGCCCGAGGTCGACGAGCGGTACGCCCCGCTGCTGGACATCCTCCCGCTCCAGCGGCTCGCGCTCGCCCTGGCACTGGCCCGGGGCGAGGACCCTGACTCCCCGCGCGGCTTGAAAAAGGTCACGGCGACGATGTGA
- a CDS encoding sensor histidine kinase encodes MSTLRELAEEHTQLRPADIDHLHRLAGDWQLLSDLSFADLLLWVPVDGDGTFLCVAQVRPTTAPTTYLDDQVGRIVGGPEVAHLEVAHRQGRIWREGDPVWYGDVPARHEAIPVRLRAADGESGEVIAVVGRDTNLSTARTPSQLELNYLTTADDLAQMIADGTFPPPRHPGETTSAPRVGDGLVRLDANGKVTYASPNAQSAYRRLGYASHLVGEDLAKLHRRLAGDPLEGTDAGNAVLAALRGEAPPRREIDARGATMLTRALPLMPAGVPIGALVLVRDITEVRRRDRALITKDATIREIHHRVKNNLQTVAALLRLQARRVGMPEARVALEESVRRVASIALVHETLSMSSDEAVEFDGIVDRVASAATEVAATEVTVGMRRQGSFGVLPAEIATSLVMILNELLLNAVEHGFPPTEEEGPARPEGTGRPEVVVSAHRFRKQLHVSVADNGRGLPEQFDAERGGNLGLQIVRALITGELRGTIELRNGATGGTEAVLVVPLARTPTTDPTP; translated from the coding sequence GTGTCCACCCTCCGTGAGCTAGCCGAGGAGCACACCCAGCTCCGGCCGGCCGACATCGACCACCTGCACCGGCTCGCCGGCGACTGGCAGCTCCTCTCCGACCTGTCCTTCGCCGACCTGCTGCTCTGGGTGCCGGTGGACGGCGACGGCACCTTCCTCTGTGTGGCCCAGGTCCGCCCGACGACCGCGCCGACCACGTATCTCGACGACCAGGTCGGCCGGATCGTCGGCGGGCCGGAGGTGGCGCACCTGGAGGTCGCCCACCGGCAGGGCCGGATCTGGCGGGAGGGCGACCCGGTCTGGTACGGCGACGTGCCCGCCCGGCACGAGGCGATCCCGGTGCGGCTGCGCGCCGCTGACGGGGAGTCCGGCGAGGTGATCGCCGTGGTCGGCCGGGACACCAACCTCTCCACCGCGCGGACGCCCAGTCAACTCGAACTGAACTACCTGACCACGGCGGACGACCTGGCCCAGATGATCGCCGACGGCACCTTCCCGCCGCCCCGGCACCCGGGCGAGACCACCTCGGCGCCCCGGGTCGGCGACGGCCTGGTCCGGCTCGACGCCAACGGCAAGGTCACCTACGCCAGCCCGAACGCGCAGTCCGCGTACCGGCGGCTGGGCTACGCCTCGCATCTGGTGGGGGAGGACCTGGCCAAGCTGCACCGGCGGCTGGCCGGCGACCCGCTCGAAGGCACCGACGCCGGCAACGCGGTGCTGGCCGCGCTGCGTGGCGAGGCCCCACCCCGACGGGAGATCGACGCCCGGGGCGCGACCATGCTCACCCGGGCGCTGCCGCTGATGCCGGCCGGCGTGCCGATCGGCGCGCTGGTGCTGGTCCGCGACATCACCGAGGTACGCCGCCGCGACCGTGCCCTGATCACCAAGGACGCCACCATCCGGGAGATCCACCACCGGGTGAAGAACAACCTTCAGACCGTCGCGGCGCTGCTCCGCCTCCAGGCCCGCCGGGTCGGCATGCCGGAGGCCCGGGTCGCCCTGGAGGAGTCCGTACGCCGGGTCGCCTCGATCGCGCTGGTGCACGAGACGCTCTCCATGTCCAGCGACGAGGCGGTGGAGTTCGACGGCATCGTCGACCGGGTGGCCAGCGCGGCCACCGAGGTCGCGGCAACCGAGGTGACGGTCGGCATGCGCCGGCAGGGCAGCTTCGGCGTACTGCCCGCCGAGATCGCCACCTCCCTGGTGATGATCCTCAACGAGCTGCTGCTCAACGCCGTCGAGCACGGCTTCCCGCCGACCGAGGAGGAGGGCCCGGCCCGCCCGGAGGGCACGGGGAGACCCGAGGTGGTGGTCTCCGCGCACCGGTTCCGTAAGCAGCTGCACGTCTCGGTGGCGGACAACGGACGCGGGCTGCCCGAGCAGTTCGACGCCGAGCGTGGCGGCAACCTCGGTCTCCAGATCGTCCGGGCCCTGATCACCGGCGAGCTGCGCGGCACCATCGAACTGCGCAACGGCGCCACCGGCGGCACCGAGGCGGTCCTGGTCGTCCCCCTGGCCCGGACCCCCACCACCGACCCCACCCCCTGA
- a CDS encoding phosphoadenylyl-sulfate reductase produces the protein MNGLTSAVGLGLVGVGGPAPADPARRDPEELRALAEEAGRELADAPALEIARWAAETFGDRFCVTSSMADGVLAHLVSRVAPGVDVVFLDTGLHFPETLRVRDEVARRLPVNVRSIRPRMTVGQQDGEYGPRLFSRSPDECCQLRKVEPLERALTGYDAWAAGLRRDESPTRANTPVVAFDPRRGKVKVNPIAAWTQRDVDAYIARHDIPVNELFGRGYGSIGCWPCTRRTKAGEDPRAGRWAMFEKTECGLHT, from the coding sequence ATGAACGGCCTGACCTCCGCCGTCGGCCTGGGCCTGGTCGGGGTTGGCGGCCCGGCCCCCGCCGACCCGGCGCGGCGCGACCCGGAGGAGCTGCGCGCGTTGGCCGAGGAGGCCGGCCGCGAGCTGGCGGACGCCCCCGCGCTGGAGATCGCCCGCTGGGCCGCCGAGACCTTCGGTGACCGGTTCTGCGTGACCAGCTCGATGGCCGACGGCGTGCTGGCCCATCTGGTGTCCCGGGTCGCGCCGGGCGTCGACGTGGTCTTCCTGGACACCGGGCTGCACTTTCCGGAGACGCTGCGGGTGCGCGACGAGGTGGCCCGGCGGTTGCCGGTGAACGTGCGGTCGATCCGGCCACGGATGACCGTCGGGCAGCAGGACGGCGAGTACGGTCCCCGCCTGTTCAGCAGGTCCCCGGACGAGTGCTGCCAACTGCGCAAGGTCGAGCCGCTGGAGCGGGCGTTGACCGGGTACGACGCCTGGGCCGCCGGGCTGCGCCGGGACGAGTCGCCGACCCGGGCCAACACCCCGGTGGTGGCCTTCGACCCGCGGCGCGGCAAGGTCAAGGTGAACCCGATCGCCGCCTGGACCCAGCGCGACGTGGACGCCTACATCGCCCGCCACGACATCCCGGTCAACGAGCTGTTCGGCCGGGGTTACGGCTCGATCGGCTGCTGGCCGTGCACCCGTCGGACGAAGGCGGGGGAGGACCCGCGGGCGGGCCGGTGGGCCATGTTCGAGAAGACCGAGTGCGGCCTGCACACCTGA
- a CDS encoding diacylglycerol/lipid kinase family protein produces MRAVLVVNPKATTTSERSRDVLVRALRSEVDLSVRYTRRRGHATDLAREAAEEGVDLVVTLGGDGTVNEVVNGLMTAEPPTFRTGETPAERLPALATVPGGSTNVFARALGLPREWPDGTSMILEGLRLGRSRTVGLGRADDRYFTFCAGFGIDAAVIHRVEQARRRGRVSTPALYLRSTVSQYFLASDRRHPSIRLERPGESPEAELATVIIQNTAPWTYLGEREINPNPEASFDLGLDVLAMRQLRVGSTARTVTQFFSNRPDPHGRQVLRLHDVPEFTLLSARPLAFQLDGDYLGEREKVRFTSVPAALRVIC; encoded by the coding sequence ATGCGGGCCGTTCTGGTGGTCAACCCGAAGGCCACCACCACCAGCGAACGCAGCCGGGACGTCCTGGTCCGGGCGCTGCGCAGCGAAGTCGACCTGTCGGTGCGCTACACCCGCCGACGGGGCCACGCCACGGACCTGGCCCGGGAGGCCGCCGAGGAGGGCGTCGACCTGGTGGTCACGCTCGGCGGCGACGGCACGGTCAACGAGGTGGTGAACGGTCTGATGACCGCCGAGCCGCCGACCTTCCGCACCGGGGAGACCCCGGCGGAGCGGTTGCCGGCGCTGGCCACGGTTCCGGGCGGCTCGACCAACGTCTTCGCCCGCGCGCTGGGCCTGCCACGCGAGTGGCCCGACGGGACCAGCATGATCCTGGAGGGGCTGCGCCTGGGCCGGTCCCGCACCGTCGGCCTGGGCCGGGCGGACGACCGCTACTTCACCTTCTGCGCCGGCTTCGGCATCGACGCGGCGGTGATCCACCGCGTCGAGCAGGCCCGCCGGCGGGGCCGGGTGTCGACCCCGGCGCTCTACCTGCGCTCGACGGTGAGCCAGTACTTCCTCGCCTCGGACCGCCGGCATCCCTCGATCAGGCTGGAGCGCCCCGGCGAGAGCCCGGAGGCCGAATTGGCCACGGTCATCATCCAGAACACCGCGCCCTGGACCTATCTGGGTGAGCGGGAGATCAACCCGAACCCGGAGGCGTCGTTCGACCTCGGCTTGGACGTGCTCGCGATGCGGCAACTCCGAGTGGGCAGCACCGCACGTACGGTGACGCAATTCTTCTCCAACCGGCCCGACCCACACGGCCGGCAGGTGCTCCGGCTGCACGACGTGCCGGAGTTCACCCTGCTCTCGGCCCGTCCACTGGCCTTCCAGCTCGACGGGGACTACCTGGGCGAGCGGGAGAAAGTCAGATTCACATCCGTTCCGGCCGCACTGAGAGTAATCTGCTAG
- a CDS encoding S24/S26 family peptidase, which translates to MGAPNDPASPVLRGPLAAVLVTGPSMVPTLRHGDAVLVRTGGRPVRPGDVVVAVFRSRPDLLVVKRAVRPQDGGWWIRGDNDLVTDDSRAYGVADVRGRVVARYWPSPRLVNGRQRRI; encoded by the coding sequence GTGGGTGCCCCGAACGACCCCGCCTCGCCCGTGCTACGCGGCCCACTGGCGGCCGTACTGGTGACCGGCCCCTCCATGGTGCCGACCCTGCGGCACGGGGACGCGGTGCTGGTGCGTACCGGCGGCCGGCCGGTACGTCCCGGCGACGTGGTGGTCGCGGTCTTCCGCAGCCGCCCCGACCTGCTCGTGGTCAAGCGCGCGGTCCGTCCCCAGGACGGCGGCTGGTGGATACGCGGCGACAACGACCTGGTCACCGACGACTCCCGGGCCTACGGGGTGGCCGACGTGCGGGGCCGGGTGGTGGCCCGGTACTGGCCGAGTCCCCGGTTGGTCAACGGTCGGCAGCGGCGGATATGA
- the sodN gene encoding superoxide dismutase, Ni has translation MRLPRILTPRVTVSAHCDLPCGVYDPAQARIEAESVKMICEKYQANTDPEFRTRAILIKEQRAELVKHHLWVLWTDYFKPAHFEKYPHLHQLFNEATKLAGAAGAKGATDPAKADELLAKIDEISKIFWETKQA, from the coding sequence ATGCGCCTTCCCCGCATCCTCACGCCCCGTGTGACCGTCAGCGCCCACTGCGACCTGCCGTGCGGCGTTTACGACCCCGCGCAGGCCCGGATCGAGGCCGAGTCGGTCAAAATGATCTGCGAGAAGTACCAGGCGAACACCGACCCGGAGTTCCGCACCCGGGCCATCCTGATCAAGGAGCAGCGCGCCGAGTTGGTCAAGCACCACCTCTGGGTGCTCTGGACCGACTACTTCAAGCCGGCCCACTTCGAGAAGTACCCGCACCTGCACCAGCTCTTCAACGAGGCCACCAAGCTGGCCGGCGCCGCCGGAGCGAAGGGCGCGACCGACCCGGCCAAGGCCGACGAGCTGCTCGCCAAGATCGACGAGATCTCGAAGATCTTCTGGGAGACCAAGCAGGCGTGA